Part of the Alkaliphilus flagellatus genome, ACTTTGCTTTTCTATAGATTCATTAGCAATAAGATAGGTTGTATTAATTATTTTCCCATATAGATAAGTAGTCATTTTTCCTATTCTTTGTCCCTTTTCTATTGGAGCGTGTAAAGCTTTAGGCATATCAATAACAGTTAGTAATTTTTTATCTTCTTCCTTATCCATCGGTATAATAGAACTTTTAAATGGTTTTAACGATACTTCCTTCTTCTTACCATCCAAAACTCTAGTCTTAGTAATTATTTGTTTTTCATCAAATAGTGTATATGGTTTATATATATTAAAACTCTCATCTAATAACATTTTAGTAGTATTAAACCAATCATAGTCATTAAATGTAATAGCAATTAACTGCATATCATTTCTGGTTGCTGATGCTACTAAACATCTACCAGATCTTCTTGTATATCCAGTTTTTACTCCGTCTCCACCATCGCATATATCTAAAATATTGTTTTTATTTGCAAAATGTTTATATCCATCTTTGTCAGCTGTCCAAAACTTAGTTCTTACTACTTCTTTAAATACTGGATTTTTTAGAGCTTCTCTTGTAATCAGACCTAAATCATAAGCTGTTGTGTAATGGTTATCATCATGTAAACCATGGGGATTTACAAAGTTTGTATTTTTAGCTCCAATTTCCTTTGCTCTTTTATTCATTAGTTCAGCAAAATCCTCAATAGACCCAGATATCTCATATGCAATAGCTGTAGCAGAATCATTACCAGACCTTAACATTAATCCATATATTAAATCAATTGCTTTAACTTCCTCACCTGCTCTTAAATAAATGGAAGAGCCTTCAACACCTTCAGCCTGTGCATTAATTTTTACTTTTTTATCTAATGAAATATTTTCAATTGCTAATAGGGCTGTTATAATTTTTGTGGTACTAGCCATAGGAAGTTTTTTATATATATTTTTCTCATATAAAACTCGACCAGTTTCTACATCCATAACAATAGCTGATTCTCCACCTATTTGGATACTTTTCAAATCCTCATTTCCATAAGATAAAGTAAGGGTCATCATAATACAAACTAGTATAATACAAATTCCTCTTTTATACATATATTTCACCTCAAAACCTAATTTGGTTAAGCCACTTAAACATTATTAGTATTTACAATAAAGTACTAATAATTCTTTTCATAAAAAAAATAAGTAAAGTTTACTTATTTTTTTTATAAATTAGATTAAATTATTCATATTGTATTTCACATCCAAACTCTTTTGCTAACTTTTCGGCTTCTTTTATATCTTCCTTACCCCAAATTGACCAACCGCCCTTCAAAATTCCATTAACGTATATTTCTACCTTATCATTTTTAAGTATCATTATCTTCTCATTCCTTTTTTGCATTTGTTTTACTTGATTATTAACTGCTTCTATAGGATCTACATCCATAACCTTCATTGCGATAAATAAACAAGACATAGCATCCTGAAGTTCACGTTTAGCTTTGTCTACATCACCTTTCATTAATGCCTTTAGTGATTCAGCGATTTCTTCATTTAAATGACTTATAGCCGTCTTAGGATCATTTGTAGTATATTTCCTGTTTTCCCATATGCTTTCTATTGCTTTTCTTATGTCCATTATTTTTCCCCCTTGTAACAAATATCTATATATATTATACCCTTTTGCATACATACTTTCAAACTAGCATTATTAAAAAAGCAAAAGAGGACATAACTTATGTCCTCTATTGAAAACTAATAATTTCATTTTCTCCATTGTTTTTCTTATTATTTTTACTGAATACAGATTGTAAACTATTTATCATTTTAGGTGTCGAGTTAATAATATTATCAATTAGATTTGCATTTTGATCTACAGACATTAACTTCATTTGACCATTTCCTACTACCATGAAAGCCACTGGTTGTACAGATACACCAGCACCAGCACCACCTGCAAATGGAAACTGATCCTTTGTTATTTTCTGATTGTCTTCTTCACTTTTTCTATTTTTTATGTTTATATATTCACCGCCACCTGATGCGAAACCAAAGGAAACTCTTGAAATAGGTATTATTACAGTACCATCAGGTGTCTCCACTGCATCCCCAACAATAGTATTAACATCCACCATTTCTTTAATACTTTCCATTGTAGTCTTCATTAGTGCTTCTATCGGATGCTCACTCATTTTTTACACCATCCTTTATTTTAACTAATAATGTTTTTAATCCTGCATTAATAATATGGCCTAATTTGATCCTAAATATACAATCTATAGATGTTTTAAAAGTTTTAATATTATAGTTTGGTACTACATTTACAAATATATCTAATGAATTATACCTATTACACACAAGAGAAATTAAACCTAGTTTTATTGTCCATATGACACCGGTAATAATAGCAGTTTCGGCAGCATCACCTGTTCCAAGTTCTGTAACCCAGGATATATTGCTAATGATAAGTTTTTTTCTAATATGTGTTATTAGTGTCTTATATTTAATATATAGGCTTCTATATTTATTTATTATCTTTTCTATTTCATGTATATTTACTATTGATTTATTGTCACCTATATGTCTTTCATTTTTCCCTAACTCAACCTCAGTTTTTACTTCTAACGCAGGTATTTCATTCTGTCCTTTAACTAAGTCTACAAAAGGAATTTTTGTTGTATGCCTAAATATACCATAAAGAGCTGTAAAATTCATAGTTATAACATCATCTTCATGATACCGAGTAAAATTAATATCTATTTTTAAATTTGAATATAGTATTATAAATAAAAAAATACCAATTATTATTAAAATGCCCATCATATCTAGCCACCTTATCTATTTTATAGTCCTATTTTTTCCACTTTTTTAAATAATAGACCTATTAATGTTAAATAATGATTAGTTATACTATCCTTTTATTGTTTATATATAAATAAAAAAGTTATAAAATCTATTGACATTTTTGAAAAAACATTTATATTTAATATATGTAAACAAAAAGTTTACTTTTAGGAAGTATTCTATAGTAATTTAACTTAGTTGATTTTAGCCAAGTAAGCGAGGTGATAGAGTTGGATATAGGTGAGAAAATTAGACGTTTACGCCTTTTAAATGAACTAACACAAGATGAACTGGCTCAACGATGTGATTTAACCAAGGGATTTATTTCAAAAATAGAACGTAATATTACATCACCTTCTATTGCCACTTTAATGGATCTTCTAGAAGCACTAGGAACAGATGTAAAAAAGTTTTTTAATGAAGATGTCCAAGATAAAATTGTATTTACCAAAGAGGATATATACGAATCCATAAATGAAGAATTACTACATAGAGTTTCTTGGCTTATACCGAATGCTCAGAAAAATGCAATGGAGCCCATTCTAATAGAATTAGATCCTTATGGTACTAGTAATATTGAAGAACCTCATAAAGGTGAAGAATTTGGATACGTCTTAAAGGGAGCTATTAATTTATATCTTGGAAGTAAAAAAATCAAAGTAAAAAAAGGCGAGAGCTTTTATTTTAAATCTAGTCAATTACATTATATTGAGAATCAGACTAACAAACCAGCTGTAGTGCTTTGG contains:
- a CDS encoding MazG nucleotide pyrophosphohydrolase domain-containing protein, whose translation is MDIRKAIESIWENRKYTTNDPKTAISHLNEEIAESLKALMKGDVDKAKRELQDAMSCLFIAMKVMDVDPIEAVNNQVKQMQKRNEKIMILKNDKVEIYVNGILKGGWSIWGKEDIKEAEKLAKEFGCEIQYE
- a CDS encoding DUF2953 domain-containing protein; translated protein: MMGILIIIGIFLFIILYSNLKIDINFTRYHEDDVITMNFTALYGIFRHTTKIPFVDLVKGQNEIPALEVKTEVELGKNERHIGDNKSIVNIHEIEKIINKYRSLYIKYKTLITHIRKKLIISNISWVTELGTGDAAETAIITGVIWTIKLGLISLVCNRYNSLDIFVNVVPNYNIKTFKTSIDCIFRIKLGHIINAGLKTLLVKIKDGVKNE
- a CDS encoding helix-turn-helix domain-containing protein — its product is MDIGEKIRRLRLLNELTQDELAQRCDLTKGFISKIERNITSPSIATLMDLLEALGTDVKKFFNEDVQDKIVFTKEDIYESINEELLHRVSWLIPNAQKNAMEPILIELDPYGTSNIEEPHKGEEFGYVLKGAINLYLGSKKIKVKKGESFYFKSSQLHYIENQTNKPAVVLWVASPPSF
- a CDS encoding D-alanyl-D-alanine carboxypeptidase family protein, which translates into the protein MYKRGICIILVCIMMTLTLSYGNEDLKSIQIGGESAIVMDVETGRVLYEKNIYKKLPMASTTKIITALLAIENISLDKKVKINAQAEGVEGSSIYLRAGEEVKAIDLIYGLMLRSGNDSATAIAYEISGSIEDFAELMNKRAKEIGAKNTNFVNPHGLHDDNHYTTAYDLGLITREALKNPVFKEVVRTKFWTADKDGYKHFANKNNILDICDGGDGVKTGYTRRSGRCLVASATRNDMQLIAITFNDYDWFNTTKMLLDESFNIYKPYTLFDEKQIITKTRVLDGKKKEVSLKPFKSSIIPMDKEEDKKLLTVIDMPKALHAPIEKGQRIGKMTTYLYGKIINTTYLIANESIEKQSLKDKIKDFFGIGQ
- the ytfJ gene encoding GerW family sporulation protein is translated as MSEHPIEALMKTTMESIKEMVDVNTIVGDAVETPDGTVIIPISRVSFGFASGGGEYINIKNRKSEEDNQKITKDQFPFAGGAGAGVSVQPVAFMVVGNGQMKLMSVDQNANLIDNIINSTPKMINSLQSVFSKNNKKNNGENEIISFQ